One Zymoseptoria tritici IPO323 chromosome 5, whole genome shotgun sequence genomic window, GCCAGCATTGCTGTCGAGGCATCGCCCGTCAACAAACGAGCGGATGTTCCTATCGCTGCTTCCTGCGAGACACTCATAACCGCTGGCGCCTCCGGCATATTCACGACTAGCAGCGGACAGGCCTTCCAATTGCAGTGCGGTGTATCGGGCACCGGTGTAGCGATCGCGGGTGCATCTACTACCGAACGCTCTTTCCAGGGATGTTTGAACGCTTGTGTAAGTACTAAAGTGTACACGGCCTGCGATAACCCGAGACTGTTGCAAGGAAATGCTAGCAGGGTCTACTCTGCATCAAATCCTCATTGCCTAGACCGTAGCTGACTTATACACTTCGTTGCCAGGCCACGTTCCAGGGTCGTGTCGCTTGTAATGCCTTCACATTCGACGCTTCTACGGACCAGTGCACGCTCAAGACCGACGGATCTTCAGGAAGCAGTATTCCCTTGCCAGGTGGCGGAGGCTCTGGAACTTTGATTCCTGCACTTCCTTCGCTTCCTGCGACCTCTTCCACTGCCTCTCGCTCCACCAGCAGCAAGACGACCACTCCCCTCCAATTGCCAACGACGAGCCTTCCGGCTATCGGTACTCCGAGTCTCCCTGGTCTCAGCTCCACCACGATTGAGCTGCCGGCTTTCACTACGCCCACGCTCTCAACTTTCACGACCCCTAAGCTGCCGACCATCAGCACCACCAGTATCAAGTTACCGACTTTCACCACTCCTACGCTCCCGGCTTTGACAACTCCCGATACCCCGACACTCTCGACCCCTAAGCTTCCATCTCTCAGCACCACTAGCATTAAGCTGCCGCCGTTCTCTGCTCCTACACTCCCGGCCTTTACGATCCCTAACCTCCCGATATTCTCGACTCCTAAGCTTCCATCTCTTAGCACCACCAGCATTAAGCTGCCGTCGCTCTCTGCTCCGAGCGCTCCGTCTCTGAGCACCACTAGCATCAGGTTGTCGTCATTCTCCGCTCCAAGCCTCCCGACATTTATCTCGAGCAGCGTCAACTTGCCGTCGTTCTCGGCTCCAAGCCTCCCGGCCCTCCCCACGTTCACCACGAGCAGTATTAACTTGCCGTCGTTCTCGGCTTCAAACCTCCCGGCCCTCCCCACGTTCACCACGAGCAGCGTCAACTTGCCGTCGTTCTCGGCTCCAAGCCTCCCGGCCCTCCCCACGTTCACCACGAGCAGCGTCAACTTGCCGTCGTTCTCGGCTCCAAGCCTCCCGGCCCTCCCCACGTTCACCACGAGCAGCATCAGACTGCCCTCCTTCTCTGCTCCAAGTCTCCCGACCTTTACCACGAGCGGTGTCGAACTCCCGGCCTTTTCCACACCAAGCCTTCCAGCTTTCTCCACACCAAGCGCTCCAGCTTTCACTACACCCAAGCTCCCGACGTTCTCTAACCCAACCATTCCGGCCTTCTCCACTCCAAGCGTCCCAGCTTTCTCCACACCAACCGCTCCAACTTTTACTACTCCTAAATTCCCGGCCTTCTCTACTCCAAGCATTCCGGCCTTCTCTACTCCGAGCATTCCAGCCTTCTCTGCATCAGCCTTTACCACCCCAAGCCTGCCCGCTTTCTCAGCTCCGACCTTCACTACCTCCAAGgtcgacttcaccaccacTAATCTCCCGACTTTCACTCTTCCGGCTTTCACCACTCCTAGTCTCCCGGCTTTCACGGCACCTACAATCACTACCCCTACGATCAGCCTTCCCGCCCTGACTCTGagctccgcctccgcccCTGCGACTCCATCCGTATTCCTCTCCTCGTGCGCTGATCTCTTGCGCCGTGGCTCCACCACTTCTTTCAACGGCCAAAACTTCGACCTCGCGTGTGGCTTCGAAATTGTGGGCACCGTGATCGACTCCAACTCCTTGACGAACCCATCCTTCGAGCGCTGTGGCCAGACTTGCACAGCACTCGACGGTTGCGCCGGCTTCGCCTACGAATCTAGCAGCGAGATCTGCGTGCGCTACTCGAGCGTCAAGAACCTCATCGCCACGGGCACTTTCGATGCTGGTGTCCACATTCAGCTTCCCTTCAGTGCTCAGCTCCCTACTGCTACCTTGTTGCCGAGCATCGCCCTTCCCACGATTGCTACGACTTCTCTGAGCATTGCCGCTCTTCCCACGATTGCTGTTTGAAGAAATTGTGATGTTCTGGCGTTGAGGATGAGgtttgaggatgaggaggaggacgttgAGGATTGTACAGTTTCGTCACTCTCTGTAGACCGTATCTATCTCAAACCTTCACGTCGTGCTTTGATCCAGCATATTCCACCATCTTAATCGAACCGAGAGCATCTCTGAGATAGCAACAGGGACCGGCGGACATGAACTAATGACCAAGGGTTGTACAGCGGGCTGGAAGAAGGACGGACTTAGACGTACCATTGGGAGCGGGCTCGTCGTGGCATCATCCGCGATCACCACAGTGTACGTTGTCGTTGCTTGAGGTCGCGAGGACGCAGGAGAAACGGTTCATCAGGGCGTCCGGTGGGATGTATACGTCTCGCAGCGGTGAAGGGTCAGGAAAATTCGGATCCCGATTCGAGGTGATTGTATTTACTGCAAGTGGTATGAAGTGAAGAAAGAGCCCGGCGTAGTCTTGAAGGATCTGTTGGAGACACGAAAGTGGCTTTGGTATCTCTTGCCAGGTTCCGACCGTAGTAGAATGCTTGAAAGGAATGCCCTGAATCATCGATCTCGGCGACGAGCTTTGCCGCAGCTTTGTGTCACGTTctcgaaggcgaagactcTTCTATAGCCATCGCTTCTATACGGCTTGAGGGAGAGCTGTTGATGCCCAGGTCCAGCAGCGAGTCGACGTATCCCGAGTCCATCCTGACGGTGGTGTAGTCGGCGCAAATGACAGGATCGAATGGACGGTCACTGTGCGTCGTGGTACTGAGTGACAACAGCAGCCGTCCATGTGCATTGCAATTCGACGATGGTGTGGTTTTGTTGTAACAAGTCGCGGCGAAGTTGGCGCTTTTCGCTAGGATCGTAGCCCACTTGGCCTCCCACAGGGCATCCTCGAAGCTCTGATTCGTCTCATTGCGATGGTACAGCGGTGCGTTCCAGGTCCCGCAGAAGTCAGATTGGAGTAGGACAACCGATTTGACGTCTGTGACTCCCGAGGGGAGCACACCTA contains:
- a CDS encoding proteoglycan-like protein (secreted small (462aa) protein; predicted highly glycosylated, probable proteoglycan. (Probable specific MG protein (novel gene): No reliable hits with protein databases, neither with hypothetical (not significant). Matches occur only at ser, thr or pro.Theoretical pI: 5.67 Unknown function.. ...), with the translated sequence MHLTNPFAVALSIASIAVEASPVNKRADVPIAASCETLITAGASGIFTTSSGQAFQLQCGVSGTGVAIAGASTTERSFQGCLNACGGGSGTLIPALPSLPATSSTASRSTSSKTTTPLQLPTTSLPAIGTPSLPGLSSTTIELPAFTTPTLSTFTTPKLPTISTTSIKLPTFTTPTLPALTTPDTPTLSTPKLPSLSTTSIKLPPFSAPTLPAFTIPNLPIFSTPKLPSLSTTSIKLPSLSAPSAPSLSTTSIRLSSFSAPSLPTFISSSVNLPSFSAPSLPALPTFTTSSINLPSFSASNLPALPTFTTSSVNLPSFSAPSLPALPTFTTSSVNLPSFSAPSLPALPTFTTSSIRLPSFSAPSLPTFTTSGVELPAFSTPSLPAFSTPSAPAFTTPKLPTFSNPTIPAFSTPSVPAFSTPTAPTFTTPKFPAFSTPSIPAFSTPSIPAFSASAFTTPSLPAFSAPTFTTSKVDFTTTNLPTFTLPAFTTPSLPAFTAPTITTPTISLPALTLSSASAPATPSVFLSSCADLLRRGSTTSFNGQNFDLACGFEIVGTVIDSNSLTNPSFERCGQTCTALDGCAGFAYESSSEICVRYSSVKNLIATGTFDAGVHIQLPFSAQLPTATLLPSIALPTIATTSLSIAALPTIAV